A section of the Sulfurovum riftiae genome encodes:
- the miaB gene encoding tRNA (N6-isopentenyl adenosine(37)-C2)-methylthiotransferase MiaB — translation MKKLFIETLGCAMNVRDSEHMIAELNRKEPYELTQNLDEADLIIINTCSVREKPVAKLFSEIGVFNKHKKSGAKIGVAGCTASHLGKDIIKRAPSVDFVIGARNVSKITQVVDKKHAVEIDTDYDESTYAFGEYRTNPFKAMVNISIGCDKSCTFCIVPATRGDEISIPSDLLVQEISKAVASGAREVMLLGQNVNNYGRRFGAAEEQIDFTGLLRKISKIEGLERIRFTSPHPLHMDDAFIEEFASNPKICKQIHVPLQSGSTSLLKAMKRGYTKENFLNRCEKIRTLCPEATISTDIIVGFPGEREEDFADTMDVLEKVRFEQLFSFKYSPRPHTEAAEFEEQIDDKVAGERLTRLQARHTEILDEIMDAQLGKIHEVYFDELKSNGRISGRSDDGKLVFVEGSEELLGKIVDVKITKTSRGALDGVVV, via the coding sequence ATGAAGAAACTATTTATCGAAACCCTCGGATGCGCAATGAATGTCCGTGACAGTGAACATATGATCGCCGAACTGAACCGGAAAGAACCTTACGAACTCACGCAGAATCTTGACGAAGCCGACCTTATCATCATCAACACCTGTTCCGTCAGGGAAAAACCGGTCGCCAAACTCTTCTCAGAGATCGGTGTCTTCAACAAGCACAAAAAATCCGGAGCCAAGATAGGTGTTGCAGGGTGTACTGCGAGCCACCTGGGGAAAGATATTATCAAGAGAGCACCGTCGGTGGATTTTGTCATCGGTGCAAGGAATGTCTCAAAGATCACACAGGTGGTCGACAAAAAACATGCCGTTGAAATAGATACGGATTATGATGAGAGTACCTATGCGTTCGGTGAGTACAGGACCAACCCTTTCAAAGCGATGGTGAATATCTCCATCGGCTGTGACAAATCCTGTACCTTCTGTATCGTTCCTGCGACCAGAGGCGATGAGATTTCCATTCCCAGTGACCTTTTGGTACAGGAGATTAGCAAAGCGGTCGCATCGGGTGCCAGAGAGGTGATGCTTCTGGGGCAGAATGTCAATAATTACGGCAGACGTTTCGGTGCCGCAGAAGAGCAGATCGATTTTACGGGACTGCTTCGCAAGATCTCGAAGATAGAAGGACTGGAGCGTATCAGGTTCACCTCACCTCATCCGCTGCACATGGATGATGCATTCATCGAAGAGTTCGCCTCCAATCCGAAGATATGCAAGCAGATACATGTGCCGCTTCAGAGCGGCTCGACCTCTCTGCTCAAAGCCATGAAGCGCGGCTATACCAAAGAGAATTTTCTCAACCGTTGTGAGAAGATACGCACGCTCTGTCCCGAAGCAACGATCTCTACCGATATCATTGTGGGATTTCCGGGAGAGCGCGAAGAAGATTTTGCAGATACGATGGATGTCCTTGAAAAGGTGCGTTTTGAACAGCTTTTTTCTTTCAAGTACTCTCCCAGACCCCATACGGAAGCGGCAGAATTCGAAGAGCAGATCGATGATAAAGTTGCCGGGGAACGCCTGACAAGATTGCAGGCAAGGCATACGGAGATCCTCGATGAGATTATGGATGCACAGCTTGGGAAGATACATGAGGTCTATTTCGACGAACTCAAATCCAACGGCAGGATTTCCGGACGAAGCGATGACGGAAAACTGGTCTTTGTCGAAGGAAGTGAAGAGCTGCTCGGGAAGATCGTGGATGTCAAGATCACAAAAACGTCACGCGGTGCACTAGACGGTGTAGTGGTATAG
- a CDS encoding four helix bundle protein gives MKKDLLRDKSFSFALRIVKLSQYLQKNHKEHILSKQILRSGTSIGALIREAQYAQSTADFLHKLTIALKEANETEYWLLILNESNYINEKMYNSIAPEIDELLKLLISSTKKIKESI, from the coding sequence ATGAAAAAAGATCTCTTACGCGACAAAAGTTTCTCTTTTGCCTTACGTATTGTCAAGCTTTCCCAGTATTTACAGAAAAATCACAAAGAACATATACTTTCAAAACAAATTTTACGAAGTGGAACATCCATTGGAGCACTCATAAGAGAAGCACAATATGCACAATCAACAGCTGATTTTCTACACAAGCTTACTATCGCACTTAAAGAAGCAAATGAAACAGAATATTGGCTCTTAATACTCAATGAATCTAATTATATCAATGAGAAAATGTACAATAGTATTGCTCCTGAAATAGATGAGCTTCTAAAACTTCTTATTTCAAGTACAAAAAAAATCAAAGAATCTATATAA
- the tilS gene encoding tRNA lysidine(34) synthetase TilS encodes MSQLLLPTSYFLLQKKNLLAFSAGIDSSALFFLLLENNIPFDIALVNYGTRPESNKEEEHAKALAKKYGKKCYTTKAPVFKTHFEANARKFRYDFFETLIAEHGYDTLLTAHQLNDQLEWLFMRLTKGAGLSELIGLEPVSKRDGYTLIRPLLEYSKEELLDYLEIHNYPYFIDDSNSNEKYERNRFRKAFSDPLISQFREGIKRSFSYLRDDKKLLESGFETLFAEKQLRIIKLRQTSSKVKAADLTLKKLGYLLSSAQREEIAREKSLVIGGEWAIEIEDDLLYVAPYVTTDMPKEFKEKCRVKRIPPKIRAYLYRENIDLTILP; translated from the coding sequence ATGTCTCAATTGCTACTTCCTACTTCCTACTTCCTACTTCAAAAGAAGAATCTGCTCGCCTTCTCAGCAGGAATAGACTCTTCCGCCCTCTTTTTCCTTCTTTTGGAAAACAATATCCCTTTCGATATCGCGTTGGTGAATTACGGAACACGACCGGAAAGTAACAAGGAAGAGGAGCATGCCAAAGCATTGGCGAAAAAATATGGCAAAAAGTGTTACACCACCAAGGCACCAGTATTCAAAACTCATTTTGAAGCAAACGCACGAAAATTCCGCTACGATTTTTTTGAAACCCTTATTGCAGAACATGGCTACGATACGCTTCTGACCGCACATCAACTGAACGACCAGCTTGAATGGCTTTTTATGCGCCTGACCAAAGGAGCCGGGCTTTCAGAACTCATTGGGCTTGAACCAGTAAGTAAAAGGGATGGATATACTTTGATTCGACCTCTTCTTGAATATTCCAAGGAAGAACTGCTTGATTATTTAGAAATACATAACTATCCCTATTTCATAGACGACAGCAACAGCAATGAAAAATATGAACGTAACCGTTTTAGAAAAGCGTTTTCCGATCCGCTCATTTCCCAATTCAGAGAGGGGATCAAACGAAGTTTTTCCTATCTGAGAGACGATAAAAAACTGCTCGAATCCGGTTTCGAAACGCTTTTCGCTGAAAAACAACTGCGTATCATCAAACTCAGGCAGACTAGTTCAAAAGTAAAAGCTGCTGACCTTACACTGAAAAAACTGGGATATCTTCTTTCCTCTGCTCAGAGAGAAGAAATAGCAAGAGAAAAAAGTCTGGTCATTGGTGGGGAGTGGGCAATTGAAATAGAGGATGACCTTCTTTATGTTGCCCCCTACGTTACAACAGATATGCCAAAAGAATTCAAAGAAAAGTGCAGGGTCAAAAGGATTCCTCCCAAGATCAGAGCGTATTTGTACCGGGAAAATATTGACCTAACAATACTTCCGTAG
- a CDS encoding four helix bundle protein, whose product MSILEEKSYNFSIRIVKCNEYLQQEKKEFILSKQLLRSGTAIGALIAEGKYAQSKLDFINKLSISLKEANETKYWLRLLKDCNYLQEKLALSLLDDIEHLLKILASSIKTAKENINNAS is encoded by the coding sequence ATGAGTATACTAGAAGAGAAGAGTTACAATTTTTCCATTCGCATTGTAAAATGTAATGAGTATTTACAGCAAGAGAAAAAAGAATTTATTCTTAGCAAACAGCTTTTACGTTCAGGAACGGCGATTGGTGCCTTGATCGCAGAAGGCAAGTATGCACAATCAAAACTTGACTTTATCAATAAACTATCTATTTCACTTAAAGAAGCAAATGAAACAAAATACTGGCTACGGCTTTTAAAGGACTGTAATTATCTTCAGGAAAAACTTGCACTTAGTCTCCTTGACGATATAGAACACCTTTTAAAAATACTTGCATCAAGTATCAAAACAGCAAAAGAGAACATCAACAATGCATCCTGA
- a CDS encoding lysophospholipid acyltransferase family protein, whose translation MKEFFRGVAKVIVPPLVYLLMRIIWWTTSKKFHFISPVSEVQHVCVCWHGELLMSPQAYRKIHRKQPASAIISSHFDGSLIAGTLQLLGIRPLRGSTKKGAKQVLLQAFKSIKQGEEVLITPDGPRGPRHSMSDGAVGIALKSNLPIFIMNFTAENYWQLKSWDRFVIPKPFTKVDFYLQSVSLEGMDFEEAKEYLREKMLEHTIP comes from the coding sequence ATGAAGGAGTTTTTCAGGGGAGTGGCAAAGGTTATCGTTCCTCCTCTTGTCTACCTTTTGATGCGGATCATCTGGTGGACGACTTCCAAGAAATTCCATTTCATCTCTCCCGTAAGTGAGGTACAGCATGTCTGTGTCTGCTGGCACGGCGAACTTCTTATGAGCCCTCAGGCCTACAGGAAAATACACAGAAAACAGCCGGCATCGGCCATCATCTCTTCCCATTTTGACGGCTCGCTTATTGCAGGTACACTGCAACTTCTGGGGATAAGGCCGCTGAGAGGTTCTACCAAAAAAGGTGCAAAACAGGTGCTCCTTCAGGCATTTAAAAGTATCAAGCAGGGGGAAGAGGTACTCATTACGCCCGATGGCCCCAGGGGGCCCAGACACTCCATGAGTGACGGTGCCGTAGGGATCGCACTCAAGAGTAATCTGCCGATCTTCATTATGAACTTCACGGCTGAGAACTACTGGCAACTGAAGAGTTGGGACCGGTTCGTCATCCCCAAGCCTTTTACAAAGGTTGATTTCTATCTGCAGAGCGTCTCTCTGGAGGGCATGGATTTTGAAGAGGCGAAAGAGTACCTTCGAGAGAAAATGTTAGAACATACAATTCCGTAG
- a CDS encoding tyrosine-type recombinase/integrase, producing MKEKLQNYVEDFLEYLLDVRGYSELSVETYEIALRQMGEVSHFYEEDGMTVLDITPFRFKIVKNSKKTIVKKLSAVRSFVKYLEEQCHLLVKLIADESIKVPQSLPKPIEEQYIDEVLEKANLEEKLLITMLYGLGLRISELSGMKLEDIKGEWVQIHGKGNKVRELPLMEELTRLIKLYRDRYVPKRYLFEKGNAPMNAAQLRYKLTKLFKKEGLKVTPHQLRHSFATHLLNHGARIADVSELLGHETMATTQVYTKLGSVKKMQEYMKAHPLAKEE from the coding sequence ATGAAAGAGAAGCTTCAAAACTATGTAGAAGATTTTCTTGAATATCTTCTTGATGTTCGCGGGTACTCTGAACTTTCTGTGGAGACCTACGAGATCGCGTTGCGACAGATGGGTGAGGTGAGCCATTTTTATGAAGAGGACGGCATGACGGTGCTCGATATCACCCCATTTCGTTTCAAGATCGTTAAAAACAGTAAAAAGACCATTGTCAAAAAACTCTCAGCCGTGCGCTCTTTCGTCAAATACCTTGAAGAGCAGTGCCATCTTTTGGTCAAACTCATTGCAGATGAGTCCATAAAGGTACCCCAAAGCCTCCCCAAGCCTATTGAAGAGCAGTATATAGACGAGGTGTTGGAGAAGGCCAATTTGGAGGAGAAACTGCTTATAACGATGTTGTATGGTTTGGGACTGAGAATTTCTGAACTCAGTGGGATGAAACTGGAAGATATCAAAGGTGAGTGGGTACAGATACATGGGAAAGGGAATAAAGTAAGAGAGTTGCCTTTGATGGAGGAATTAACGAGACTGATCAAATTGTATCGTGACCGTTATGTGCCTAAAAGGTATCTTTTTGAAAAAGGCAATGCTCCGATGAACGCGGCACAACTGCGCTACAAATTGACAAAACTCTTTAAAAAAGAGGGGCTGAAGGTCACCCCTCATCAACTGCGCCACTCTTTTGCGACACATCTTCTCAACCATGGTGCAAGAATAGCCGATGTCAGCGAACTCCTGGGGCATGAGACGATGGCCACGACACAGGTCTATACCAAACTTGGGTCGGTAAAGAAGATGCAGGAGTATATGAAGGCGCATCCACTCGCAAAAGAGGAGTGA
- a CDS encoding HP0268 family nuclease: MKLKLARTTLKAKPKTIELKKLEEELASRSIFYFDKDNSHKELKELIEYFEEKGYSVYMREVKYGLDDNEFIYEVHIIA; this comes from the coding sequence ATGAAACTGAAACTTGCTAGAACGACACTTAAAGCAAAACCGAAAACCATCGAGTTGAAAAAACTGGAAGAGGAACTAGCAAGCAGATCGATCTTTTACTTTGACAAAGACAATTCCCATAAAGAGCTGAAAGAGCTTATCGAATATTTCGAAGAGAAGGGCTATTCTGTCTATATGCGCGAAGTGAAATATGGCCTTGATGATAACGAGTTCATCTACGAAGTACATATCATTGCCTAA
- the mraY gene encoding phospho-N-acetylmuramoyl-pentapeptide-transferase: MLYELNHLLHMNLFGYISVRAGLAFLLAFLLVLILMPKYLAWAISKNANQPISKYVAAHAGKGKTPTMGGAVFITATLIAAFIVIDLANIYVWGGLITLVGFGLVGFKDDIGKILSGDNLEGLTPRGKMGLQVVVALISTGLLVYSGFPTEFYVPFVKTPLFDMGYFAIPFWIVMFLAVTNAVNLTDGLDGLATVPSIISLVSLGVIVYITGHAIISEYLLMPNIKGVGEVLVLTTALAGALMGFLWYNCYPAEIFMGDTGSLSIGGFLAYLAILGKSEVLLILIGFIFVMETVSVILQVGSYKLRKKRVFLMAPIHHHFELKEWPENKIIIRFWMIAFITNVLALITLKIR, from the coding sequence ATGCTATATGAACTGAACCATCTCCTCCACATGAACCTTTTCGGATACATCTCCGTGCGTGCCGGACTCGCTTTTCTGCTTGCTTTTCTGCTTGTCTTGATACTCATGCCAAAGTATCTGGCCTGGGCCATTTCCAAAAATGCCAACCAGCCCATCAGCAAATATGTCGCAGCACATGCAGGCAAAGGAAAGACCCCTACTATGGGCGGAGCGGTTTTCATTACGGCAACACTTATCGCCGCATTCATCGTCATCGACCTGGCCAACATCTATGTCTGGGGTGGGCTTATTACTCTTGTAGGTTTTGGCCTGGTAGGCTTTAAGGATGACATTGGGAAAATTCTCTCAGGTGACAACCTTGAGGGGCTTACTCCCCGCGGAAAAATGGGCCTGCAGGTCGTTGTTGCCCTTATCTCCACCGGCCTGCTTGTCTACTCCGGTTTCCCCACTGAATTCTATGTGCCTTTTGTCAAGACACCACTTTTTGATATGGGGTATTTTGCCATCCCCTTTTGGATCGTCATGTTCCTTGCTGTCACCAATGCCGTGAACCTTACCGATGGCCTGGATGGCCTGGCAACGGTACCTTCCATCATCTCTCTCGTCTCTCTTGGCGTCATCGTCTACATTACAGGACATGCAATCATCAGCGAGTACCTCCTGATGCCCAACATCAAAGGTGTGGGAGAGGTCCTGGTCCTTACTACTGCACTTGCCGGTGCACTTATGGGATTCTTATGGTACAACTGTTATCCGGCGGAGATCTTCATGGGAGATACGGGAAGCCTCTCTATCGGTGGTTTTCTGGCATACCTTGCCATCCTTGGCAAAAGTGAGGTCCTGCTCATTCTCATCGGTTTCATCTTCGTCATGGAAACTGTTTCTGTCATTCTGCAGGTCGGAAGCTACAAACTGCGCAAGAAACGTGTTTTCCTCATGGCACCCATCCACCACCACTTCGAACTCAAAGAGTGGCCCGAGAACAAGATCATCATCCGCTTCTGGATGATCGCATTCATCACCAATGTACTCGCACTCATCACACTTAAAATTAGATGA
- the nusA gene encoding transcription termination factor NusA, whose protein sequence is MEKILDIIEAIAHEKNISKEHAIEAFKEALINTAKKLTSYTSNFEVTIDNDTKTYSVHKVITVVADDDEQLFVEVGREDNKEMVPSDAVMPLSEAKEFDESLEIGDKLTEEFILEDHGRTASANLFRELEYHLQRRIEQDLFEKYREKVGTVMLGTVNRIDADDNTHVEIGELKGILTLRNRIKGEKFKRGDTIRALLRYVSVDPQYGLFLELTRTSPKFLEALMASEVPEIADGVVEIVNAARIPGERAKIALKTDQMNVDPIGAAVGVKGVRINAVSEELNGENIDCIEYSPIPEIFITRALSPAITQSIKVDQDEKKAVINITGDQKAKAIGKSGINIRLASMLTGYTIELNEVEGVTERQPESAEGGEMEKTTDTSALADLFK, encoded by the coding sequence ATGGAAAAAATACTAGATATCATAGAAGCGATCGCACATGAAAAAAACATCTCAAAAGAACATGCGATCGAAGCATTCAAAGAAGCACTGATCAACACTGCCAAAAAACTGACAAGCTATACAAGCAATTTCGAAGTGACCATCGATAACGATACCAAGACCTATTCAGTACACAAGGTCATTACGGTCGTGGCAGATGACGATGAGCAGCTTTTCGTGGAAGTAGGAAGAGAAGATAACAAAGAGATGGTACCTTCCGATGCCGTTATGCCTCTCTCCGAAGCCAAAGAGTTCGACGAGTCACTCGAGATCGGCGACAAACTGACAGAGGAGTTCATCCTCGAAGATCATGGACGTACCGCTTCCGCCAATCTTTTCAGAGAGCTTGAATATCACCTACAGAGACGTATCGAGCAGGACCTGTTCGAAAAATACAGAGAAAAGGTCGGTACTGTCATGTTGGGGACTGTCAACCGTATTGACGCCGACGACAATACCCATGTGGAGATCGGCGAGCTGAAGGGGATTTTGACACTCAGGAACCGTATCAAAGGCGAAAAGTTCAAGCGCGGAGATACCATCAGAGCGCTGCTGCGTTATGTCAGTGTCGATCCGCAGTATGGTCTTTTCCTCGAGCTGACAAGAACATCGCCAAAGTTCCTTGAAGCCCTGATGGCAAGTGAAGTGCCGGAGATCGCGGACGGCGTCGTCGAGATCGTCAATGCTGCGAGAATTCCCGGTGAGAGAGCGAAGATCGCACTGAAGACCGACCAGATGAATGTGGACCCTATCGGTGCTGCTGTCGGTGTCAAAGGGGTGCGTATCAACGCGGTCAGTGAAGAGCTTAACGGTGAGAACATCGACTGTATCGAATACTCTCCCATCCCGGAGATCTTCATCACAAGGGCATTAAGTCCTGCGATCACGCAGAGCATCAAGGTCGATCAGGATGAGAAGAAAGCTGTCATCAACATTACCGGCGACCAGAAAGCCAAAGCGATCGGTAAAAGCGGTATCAACATCCGTCTGGCATCGATGCTGACAGGCTATACCATTGAGCTGAATGAAGT
- the rimO gene encoding 30S ribosomal protein S12 methylthiotransferase RimO yields the protein MSKKLHLVSLGCTKNLVDSEVMLGRLKEYEITDDNTEADVIIVNTCGFIDAAKEESINTVLELHNQRKEESILVMSGCLSERYKEELQQDMPEIDIFTGVGDYEKIDELIASKQSTFSPEVYLATETSGRVITGSNYHAYIKIAEGCNQACSFCAIPSFKGKLHSRSLSSIEKEVTMLAAQGYYDFSFISQDSSSYGRDMGLKDGLIDLINAVESIEGVRSARILYLYPSTTTFALIDAIADSKIFQTYYDMPIQHIDDAVLKIMKRGFGEQKTIELLEYMKSKPNAFLRTSVIAGHPGETQESFEKLCTFMENFGFDRFNTFHYSNEETTTAYAMQQIPQEIIDERAEILGEIAEASTLRSLEKMVSKTIELVIDGESDEHEYLLSARPLQWAVDIDGEVLINDTSDLPVEYGKVYEAKVTELVGSQLLATLISEEVGSRK from the coding sequence ATGTCTAAAAAACTACATCTGGTAAGCCTTGGCTGTACCAAAAACCTTGTTGACAGCGAAGTGATGCTTGGCCGTCTCAAAGAGTATGAGATCACCGATGACAATACAGAAGCCGATGTCATTATCGTCAATACCTGCGGCTTCATCGATGCGGCAAAAGAAGAGAGTATCAACACAGTACTGGAACTGCATAACCAGCGAAAAGAAGAGTCCATCCTTGTCATGAGCGGCTGTCTTTCAGAACGTTACAAAGAGGAGCTTCAGCAGGATATGCCGGAGATCGATATCTTTACCGGTGTGGGTGACTATGAGAAGATCGATGAACTCATTGCTTCAAAACAGAGTACCTTCTCCCCGGAAGTCTACCTGGCAACAGAAACTTCCGGCAGGGTCATTACCGGTTCGAATTACCATGCCTATATCAAGATCGCCGAGGGGTGTAACCAGGCCTGCTCCTTCTGTGCCATTCCGAGCTTCAAAGGAAAACTGCATTCACGCTCGCTCTCTTCCATTGAAAAAGAAGTAACTATGCTGGCTGCACAAGGCTATTATGACTTCTCCTTCATCTCACAGGACTCCTCGAGTTACGGAAGAGATATGGGTCTCAAAGACGGACTCATCGACCTCATCAATGCTGTTGAATCCATTGAAGGTGTACGCTCGGCACGTATTCTGTACCTTTATCCAAGCACGACCACCTTTGCACTCATCGATGCCATTGCCGACTCAAAGATCTTCCAGACCTACTATGATATGCCTATCCAGCACATCGACGATGCTGTACTCAAGATCATGAAGCGTGGTTTTGGCGAGCAGAAAACCATCGAGCTGCTTGAATACATGAAAAGCAAACCCAATGCTTTCCTGAGAACCTCTGTCATTGCAGGGCATCCGGGAGAGACACAGGAGAGCTTTGAGAAACTCTGTACCTTCATGGAAAACTTCGGCTTCGACAGATTCAATACTTTCCATTATTCCAATGAGGAAACCACAACAGCCTATGCAATGCAGCAGATCCCCCAGGAGATCATCGATGAGAGAGCAGAGATACTCGGGGAGATCGCTGAAGCCTCAACATTAAGATCGTTGGAAAAAATGGTAAGCAAGACCATTGAACTTGTCATCGACGGCGAAAGCGACGAGCATGAGTACCTTCTCTCTGCCAGGCCGCTTCAGTGGGCAGTAGATATTGATGGTGAGGTCCTCATCAACGACACTTCCGACCTCCCGGTCGAATATGGAAAAGTGTATGAAGCAAAGGTGACAGAACTGGTAGGAAGCCAATTGCTGGCAACACTCATCAGTGAGGAAGTAGGAAGTAGGAAGTAG
- the murD gene encoding UDP-N-acetylmuramoyl-L-alanine--D-glutamate ligase: protein MKPTLFGYGLTTRAIAKKLGGGCIFYDDNVKEPYTDEEGNKILPSSLFDPDKSELEVTTPSLKPNHPLIQKAKHLLSEYDYILAPHHSSLFTLHSSLERHMPFTVWISGTNGKTTTTQMLTHLLEHRGAVSGGNIGVPLAAMDAEAPIWVLESSSYALHYTKTASPDIYLLLPITPDHLDWHGTEEAYEADKLRPLLTMKEGELALVPKGLNLPETDAFVVEYDSTDFLSDYFNIDPALINFKAAFLEDAMLALAVTRVLFDEVDYACINTFKMDLNRQQEFHDAQGRLWVNDSKATNVDAAVQAIKAYDDHHIHLIAGGDDKGVDLHPYFEAMSQVSLTLYTIGANSERLLSLAREYNIPAVESNTLENAVHAIDKNMQADDVGLLSPAAASFDQFKNYAQRGEIFMNLVKQL from the coding sequence ATGAAGCCCACACTATTCGGATACGGACTGACCACTAGAGCCATTGCCAAAAAGCTGGGAGGGGGATGTATCTTCTATGATGACAATGTCAAAGAACCCTATACAGATGAGGAAGGCAACAAGATACTGCCCTCTTCGCTGTTCGATCCGGACAAAAGTGAACTTGAGGTCACTACACCAAGCCTCAAGCCAAACCATCCGCTCATTCAGAAAGCCAAACATCTTTTGAGCGAATATGACTACATTCTGGCACCACATCATTCTTCACTCTTCACTCTTCACTCTTCACTTGAACGGCATATGCCATTCACAGTTTGGATCAGTGGCACCAATGGCAAGACCACCACCACCCAGATGCTTACCCACCTGCTCGAACACAGGGGTGCGGTAAGCGGGGGAAACATCGGCGTACCCTTGGCGGCAATGGATGCAGAAGCCCCCATCTGGGTACTCGAGTCAAGTTCCTATGCCCTTCACTATACAAAGACCGCCTCACCGGATATTTATCTCCTGCTTCCCATCACACCGGATCATCTTGATTGGCACGGTACGGAAGAGGCCTATGAGGCAGACAAGCTCCGTCCGCTGCTTACCATGAAAGAGGGGGAGCTGGCACTGGTCCCCAAAGGGCTGAACCTGCCTGAAACAGATGCTTTTGTCGTCGAGTACGACTCCACAGATTTCCTCTCGGACTATTTCAACATTGACCCGGCCCTCATCAACTTCAAAGCGGCCTTTCTGGAAGATGCCATGCTGGCACTGGCAGTGACCCGTGTCCTTTTCGACGAAGTGGACTATGCCTGTATCAATACCTTCAAAATGGATCTCAACAGGCAGCAGGAGTTCCACGATGCACAAGGAAGACTCTGGGTGAATGACTCCAAAGCAACCAATGTGGATGCCGCGGTCCAGGCCATAAAGGCCTATGACGACCATCACATCCACCTCATTGCAGGGGGGGATGACAAGGGTGTTGACCTGCACCCCTATTTTGAAGCCATGTCCCAGGTTTCACTTACATTATATACGATCGGGGCGAACAGCGAAAGACTTCTTTCACTTGCCAGGGAATACAATATCCCTGCCGTCGAATCAAACACACTTGAAAACGCCGTACATGCCATTGACAAAAATATGCAGGCCGATGATGTAGGCCTCCTCTCCCCCGCCGCTGCAAGTTTTGACCAGTTCAAGAATTACGCCCAAAGAGGAGAGATCTTTATGAACCTGGTAAAACAACTTTAA